In the genome of Persephonella sp. KM09-Lau-8, one region contains:
- a CDS encoding helix-turn-helix domain-containing protein, with protein MKIAQQIKQKAEEQIKNIVISLYKEGKTQKAIAEEVGISVKKVRKILKEAGLSKNAPSERQVEYLMGLITKFYEVNDIPLLKSKLFSLSDKQIKGMFLTLKTYKQIKPSLHYYEKLLNIKLKEDKDGKEKDY; from the coding sequence ATGAAAATAGCACAGCAGATAAAACAGAAAGCAGAAGAACAAATAAAAAACATTGTTATTAGTTTATACAAAGAGGGTAAAACTCAAAAAGCCATAGCAGAGGAAGTAGGTATTTCTGTAAAAAAGGTTAGAAAGATACTAAAAGAGGCAGGACTTAGTAAAAATGCACCTTCAGAAAGACAGGTGGAATATCTTATGGGACTTATAACAAAGTTTTATGAAGTTAATGATATTCCCCTGCTAAAAAGTAAACTCTTTTCTCTATCTGATAAACAGATAAAAGGAATGTTCCTGACACTTAAAACATACAAACAGATAAAACCTTCACTTCATTACTATGAAAAACTCTTAAACATAAAACTCAAGGAGGACAAAGATGGCAAGGAAAAAGATTACTGA
- a CDS encoding UPF0175 family protein, producing MKITVELPEDVIRILNIPKDELSSELRVQIALYFYEKGKLSFGKARQLSGLSVWEFMERLKDNQIPLKYDVEDFKEDLETIKEL from the coding sequence ATGAAAATAACAGTGGAACTTCCAGAAGATGTTATAAGAATACTTAATATTCCAAAAGACGAGCTTTCTTCTGAATTGAGAGTACAGATAGCCTTATATTTCTATGAAAAAGGAAAACTTTCATTTGGTAAAGCAAGACAGTTATCTGGTTTAAGTGTATGGGAATTTATGGAAAGACTAAAGGATAATCAGATACCATTAAAATATGATGTTGAAGATTTCAAAGAAGATTTAGAAACAATTAAAGAGTTATGA
- a CDS encoding toll/interleukin-1 receptor domain-containing protein, translated as MKVLTFSEIENYKEQALLLESSESFLKRHESLEFKNVFLSYSSKDVDKITGIIRFLEQFGANVYIDRIDEELPKITNRKTAKILKERIISIPKFVVFVTPNSKESKWIPWELGLADGMKDIRNIAILPAAQYENETQWTGREYLGIYPKIMNYNENWIVYYPEYNKFVYLENWLKN; from the coding sequence ATGAAAGTTCTAACATTTAGCGAAATTGAAAACTATAAAGAACAGGCTTTACTATTGGAAAGCTCAGAAAGTTTTTTAAAGAGACATGAAAGCTTGGAATTTAAAAATGTTTTTCTATCCTATTCATCTAAAGATGTAGATAAAATAACTGGAATAATCAGATTTTTAGAGCAGTTTGGAGCAAATGTTTATATCGATAGAATAGACGAAGAATTACCAAAAATAACAAATAGAAAAACTGCAAAAATTTTAAAAGAAAGAATAATTAGTATTCCTAAATTTGTAGTTTTTGTAACACCAAACAGTAAGGAAAGTAAATGGATACCGTGGGAATTAGGACTTGCAGATGGAATGAAAGATATAAGAAATATTGCTATTCTTCCTGCTGCACAATATGAGAATGAAACACAATGGACAGGTAGAGAGTATTTAGGAATATATCCTAAAATTATGAATTATAATGAAAATTGGATAGTTTATTATCCAGAATATAATAAATTTGTGTATTTGGAAAATTGGTTGAAAAATTAG
- a CDS encoding toll/interleukin-1 receptor domain-containing protein: MSEEIQIFISHKKEDEKKAIKLSDYIEENFGFSTYVDVLDDKIHEYENVTERIVSQLRNSTHLLVVFSEHTKKSMWVPFELGVAYEREEGIGVYIWPDNPYMLPDYDLPEYLEEFPKMKDTYGLNKYLNLIKEKPNKQKLLLEAKESLGFTKRAAEINYAQEFINELKKRLGQ; encoded by the coding sequence ATGAGTGAAGAAATTCAAATTTTTATATCTCATAAAAAAGAAGATGAAAAGAAAGCTATAAAATTAAGCGATTATATAGAAGAAAATTTTGGATTTTCTACATATGTAGATGTTTTAGATGATAAGATTCATGAATATGAAAATGTTACAGAAAGGATTGTCTCTCAATTAAGAAATTCTACTCATTTATTAGTTGTATTTTCTGAACATACCAAAAAGTCTATGTGGGTTCCATTTGAATTAGGAGTTGCTTATGAAAGAGAAGAAGGAATAGGAGTATATATTTGGCCAGATAACCCCTATATGTTACCAGATTATGATTTACCTGAATACTTAGAAGAGTTTCCTAAAATGAAAGACACCTATGGTTTAAATAAATATTTGAATCTAATTAAAGAAAAACCTAATAAACAGAAATTACTTTTAGAAGCAAAAGAAAGTTTAGGTTTCACTAAAAGAGCAGCAGAAATTAACTATGCACAAGAATTCATTAATGAATTAAAGAAAAGATTGGGACAGTAG
- a CDS encoding DUF3368 domain-containing protein — MKKIISNASPLIALSNIGQLELLKELFQKIIIPKAVYQEVVQEGKNRPGAVEVKKAVNKWIEVKEVKNSDEVKTLRALLDYGEAEVIVLAQEIKTDLLILDNREPRLFAKHLGFQLIGTIGVLILAYEKGFLKNPIEKIFELREKGFYISDRLLREIVKQLQNYE; from the coding sequence ATGAAAAAGATTATCTCAAATGCTTCTCCTTTAATAGCATTATCCAATATTGGACAGTTAGAGCTTTTAAAAGAACTTTTTCAAAAGATAATTATTCCAAAAGCTGTTTATCAAGAAGTTGTTCAGGAAGGAAAAAATAGACCTGGAGCTGTAGAGGTTAAAAAAGCTGTTAATAAATGGATAGAAGTTAAAGAGGTTAAAAACTCAGATGAGGTAAAAACTTTGAGAGCTCTATTGGATTATGGAGAAGCAGAAGTAATTGTTCTGGCACAAGAAATAAAAACAGATTTATTAATTTTAGATAATAGAGAACCAAGACTTTTTGCAAAACATTTAGGATTTCAATTAATAGGAACTATAGGTGTATTAATATTAGCTTACGAAAAAGGATTTTTAAAAAATCCCATTGAAAAAATTTTTGAGCTGAGGGAAAAAGGTTTTTATATAAGTGATAGGTTGTTAAGAGAAATTGTAAAACAGTTGCAGAATTATGAGTGA
- a CDS encoding TraI domain-containing protein, with amino-acid sequence MLQLKIKLGRLYEYLEPFIRELENISYGYKASKDHHHTGEDGLFQHSVDVANKMLDIFLENEDKYLPRFENEKTGAYQTRKEKFMFHLALTGLLHDIGKIAVYQVETGYYYVPFITSSKDVQDSFIREKENTSINYINSTHLSGMVFGILLERAGRKYYESFLYDFQFITMMLEAIHLEHYKIMLNNPILHILRKADGMSIAEERNEPFIETQEAQETINVDLAGMYVDFFKQWTRVSTNFWFYTGDYFLVINPALHKEKLIRQISEHIGQPVHEDKVIDELIEKGYTEERITQVNVKLPNGKVHPFSVIKLKADKVMSQQEIESRKLSKVELLTQNMEIGT; translated from the coding sequence ATGCTTCAGCTAAAAATTAAACTTGGAAGGCTGTATGAGTATTTAGAACCTTTTATTAGGGAGCTTGAAAACATTTCTTACGGATACAAAGCAAGTAAAGACCATCACCATACTGGAGAAGATGGATTGTTTCAGCACTCCGTAGATGTAGCAAATAAAATGCTTGATATATTCTTGGAAAATGAAGATAAATACCTGCCCAGATTTGAAAACGAAAAAACAGGAGCTTACCAGACACGAAAGGAAAAATTCATGTTCCATCTTGCTCTAACAGGTCTTTTACATGATATTGGAAAAATAGCCGTTTATCAGGTTGAAACTGGCTATTATTATGTGCCTTTTATAACTTCTTCAAAGGATGTTCAGGACAGCTTCATTAGGGAAAAGGAAAACACCAGCATTAACTACATAAACTCTACCCATCTATCTGGAATGGTATTTGGAATACTTCTGGAAAGAGCAGGAAGGAAATATTATGAGAGCTTTCTTTATGATTTTCAGTTTATTACCATGATGCTTGAAGCTATTCATTTGGAGCACTATAAGATCATGCTCAATAATCCTATTTTACACATCCTTAGAAAAGCAGATGGTATGAGTATAGCAGAAGAAAGGAATGAGCCGTTTATTGAAACTCAAGAAGCACAAGAAACAATAAATGTTGATTTAGCAGGTATGTATGTAGATTTTTTCAAGCAGTGGACAAGGGTATCCACAAACTTCTGGTTTTATACAGGAGATTATTTTTTAGTTATTAATCCAGCACTGCATAAGGAAAAGCTTATACGACAAATATCAGAACATATTGGACAGCCAGTTCACGAGGATAAAGTAATAGATGAGCTCATAGAAAAAGGTTATACAGAGGAAAGAATTACTCAGGTTAATGTGAAGCTGCCAAACGGCAAGGTTCACCCTTTCTCCGTGATTAAGCTAAAGGCAGATAAAGTTATGTCCCAGCAAGAAATAGAAAGCAGAAAGCTATCAAAAGTTGAGTTGTTAACACAAAATATGGAGATAGGGACATGA
- the ppa gene encoding inorganic diphosphatase, which translates to MDLSKIPAGKNPPEDIYVVVEIPQGSSIKYEVDKESGAVFVDRFLYTAMYYPFNYGFIPNTLAEDGDPTDVLVISSQPVVPGSVIRSRPIGMLEMEDEEGIDTKIIAVPVSKLDKTFDNIKEVNDLPQATLDKIKHFFEHYKELEPGKWVKVKSFKDAKTAMEDIQKSIERLKKS; encoded by the coding sequence ATGGATTTATCAAAAATACCTGCAGGAAAAAATCCTCCTGAAGATATCTATGTAGTTGTAGAAATCCCACAGGGAAGCAGTATCAAATATGAAGTAGATAAAGAAAGCGGTGCTGTTTTTGTTGATAGGTTCCTCTATACTGCAATGTATTATCCATTTAACTATGGATTTATCCCAAACACACTGGCAGAAGACGGAGACCCAACAGACGTTCTGGTAATCTCATCTCAACCAGTTGTTCCTGGAAGTGTTATCAGAAGTAGACCTATAGGAATGCTTGAGATGGAAGATGAAGAAGGAATAGACACAAAAATAATAGCAGTTCCAGTTTCAAAATTAGATAAAACATTTGACAACATAAAAGAAGTTAATGATTTGCCACAGGCCACCCTTGATAAAATTAAACATTTCTTTGAACACTATAAAGAACTTGAACCAGGGAAATGGGTTAAAGTAAAGTCTTTTAAAGATGCCAAAACGGCAATGGAAGACATCCAAAAATCTATAGAAAGGCTAAAAAAGTCTTGA
- a CDS encoding ATP-binding protein codes for MKHKERNPFYFGGTVSNEDFCNREKELSELKRDVFSGINILLYSPRRFGKSSLLLRLKEELESEKVKVIFLDLFPIIDEKDFINRYFDEIVKTLVSKKEKVIQSLKELANLNFSINSTLKPDGSITFSVSFSPKEKKTVLKEILEIPFLYATKNNTNVAVIFDEFQEVENLGLEKEIRTVIQNHGRNVSYLFSGSKKSILTQIFSDKSRPFYKSVKKFPLKEIPLEEWIPFIQNKFEKTGKRIDKEIIKEVFYISRGFPYYIQHICYILWEVSKKEVKKEDLDYAVNLVLEREEDTFWEEWSNLPPTQKKALKIITYTNGKNIYSKDTLFEFEITASQLKRAVEQLLKKDIITKDKDVYQIIDPIMELWIKRNF; via the coding sequence ATGAAACATAAAGAAAGAAATCCTTTTTATTTTGGTGGGACTGTCAGCAACGAAGATTTTTGTAATAGAGAAAAAGAACTATCAGAACTAAAAAGAGATGTTTTTTCTGGTATTAACATACTTCTGTATTCTCCACGGAGGTTTGGGAAATCATCTCTTTTATTGAGATTAAAGGAAGAACTGGAAAGTGAAAAAGTTAAAGTTATTTTCCTTGATTTATTTCCTATTATAGATGAGAAAGACTTTATAAACAGATATTTTGATGAAATTGTAAAAACGCTCGTATCTAAAAAAGAAAAAGTCATTCAGTCTTTAAAAGAACTTGCAAATCTAAACTTTAGTATTAACTCTACCCTTAAACCTGACGGTAGTATAACATTTTCCGTTTCTTTTTCTCCAAAAGAGAAAAAAACAGTCTTAAAAGAGATACTGGAAATTCCTTTTTTATACGCTACCAAAAATAATACGAATGTTGCAGTTATATTTGACGAATTTCAGGAAGTTGAGAATTTAGGTTTAGAAAAAGAAATCAGAACAGTTATCCAAAACCATGGTAGAAATGTTTCTTATCTGTTTTCAGGAAGCAAGAAAAGTATCCTTACACAGATTTTTTCTGATAAAAGCAGACCTTTTTATAAATCTGTTAAAAAGTTTCCTCTAAAAGAAATTCCACTTGAAGAATGGATACCATTTATCCAGAATAAATTTGAGAAAACAGGGAAAAGGATAGATAAAGAAATAATAAAAGAGGTTTTCTACATCTCAAGAGGTTTTCCTTACTACATTCAACATATCTGCTATATCCTTTGGGAAGTTTCTAAAAAAGAAGTAAAAAAAGAAGATTTAGATTATGCAGTAAATCTGGTTTTAGAAAGAGAAGAGGATACTTTCTGGGAAGAGTGGTCAAACTTACCACCAACACAAAAAAAAGCTTTGAAAATCATAACTTATACAAATGGTAAAAATATTTACTCAAAAGATACTCTATTTGAGTTCGAAATTACAGCCTCACAACTGAAAAGAGCTGTAGAGCAACTTCTAAAAAAAGACATAATAACGAAAGATAAGGATGTTTATCAGATTATAGACCCTATTATGGAATTGTGGATTAAAAGAAACTTTTAA
- a CDS encoding ribbon-helix-helix domain-containing protein, translating to MAKKKKLINMEKNLARELENVSKILGIPQSELVEKALDFYLDYIDGIIADKVSSGIKEGKIKVKDADEVFKKLGIDV from the coding sequence ATGGCTAAGAAGAAAAAGCTTATAAATATGGAAAAGAACTTGGCAAGAGAGCTTGAAAATGTATCTAAAATCTTAGGCATACCTCAAAGTGAGTTAGTTGAAAAAGCTCTGGATTTTTATCTGGATTATATAGATGGGATTATTGCAGATAAAGTAAGCAGTGGAATAAAGGAAGGTAAGATAAAAGTTAAAGATGCAGATGAAGTTTTCAAAAAGTTGGGAATAGATGTATAA
- a CDS encoding HigA family addiction module antitoxin encodes MIKNFIDKDTERLYRTGRSKKFPPDIWKRAVRKLDMLRRAKTLEDLKVPPSDRLEALKGDLEGGFTMNIKEFKEALKYKQQIKAVPIAELKREPTHPGEILEEEFMKPLGLSQSKLARELGVSVRAVNEIVNKKRRITPEMAIRLAERFGTSAEFWLGLQMDYDLWKAYNKPSRKFKKKKAVIT; translated from the coding sequence ATGATAAAAAATTTTATTGATAAGGATACAGAAAGATTATATAGAACTGGTAGGAGTAAAAAATTCCCTCCTGACATTTGGAAAAGAGCTGTTAGGAAGTTAGATATGTTAAGAAGGGCTAAAACTCTGGAAGATTTGAAAGTTCCACCTTCCGACAGGTTAGAAGCACTAAAAGGAGATTTAGAAGGAGGTTTTACAATGAATATAAAAGAATTCAAAGAAGCTTTAAAATATAAACAACAAATAAAGGCTGTTCCTATTGCAGAACTTAAAAGAGAGCCTACACATCCGGGAGAAATTCTTGAAGAAGAGTTTATGAAACCTTTAGGACTTTCCCAGTCTAAGCTTGCCAGAGAACTTGGAGTTAGTGTAAGGGCTGTTAACGAAATAGTAAACAAAAAAAGAAGAATAACTCCTGAAATGGCTATAAGATTAGCAGAAAGATTTGGAACCAGTGCAGAATTCTGGCTGGGTCTACAAATGGATTATGATTTATGGAAAGCATACAATAAGCCCAGCAGAAAGTTTAAAAAGAAAAAAGCAGTGATTACTTAA
- a CDS encoding TIR domain-containing protein, with product MLSIPKHKVFISYHHDNDEDWKNLFVEKFAESFDSFIDKSVWDGDIDDTNLTTEQIYQKIRDEYIKDSTVTIVLIGAETWKRKHIDWEIATSLWDGSVNKRNGLLGIILPSYHEAHKIEYGKYNPCTIPPRLYDNIKCGYAEIYEWINDAYFLKKVIHKAFERRFKIKPDNSRDRYKYNKWGEKGWC from the coding sequence ATGTTATCCATACCCAAGCACAAAGTTTTTATAAGCTATCACCACGATAATGATGAGGATTGGAAAAATCTCTTTGTTGAAAAATTCGCAGAAAGTTTTGACTCTTTTATTGACAAATCCGTATGGGATGGAGATATAGATGATACAAATTTAACAACTGAGCAAATTTATCAAAAAATAAGAGATGAATATATTAAAGACTCTACTGTCACAATTGTATTAATTGGCGCAGAAACTTGGAAAAGAAAACATATAGATTGGGAAATAGCTACAAGCTTATGGGATGGTTCTGTAAATAAAAGAAATGGTTTGTTAGGCATAATACTACCTTCTTACCATGAAGCACATAAAATAGAGTATGGAAAATATAATCCTTGCACTATCCCACCACGGCTTTATGACAACATAAAATGTGGATATGCAGAAATTTATGAGTGGATAAATGACGCTTATTTTTTAAAAAAAGTAATTCATAAAGCCTTTGAAAGAAGATTTAAAATAAAACCTGATAACTCACGAGATAGATATAAATATAATAAATGGGGAGAAAAAGGCTGGTGTTAA
- a CDS encoding TraM recognition domain-containing protein, giving the protein MKTDILEKGYITLGRGYEIKQDGNFGEVGLIKITDADLSTHVHVLGATGVGKTLLLKFLDTQFLYNGYSLIKLDMKFDEDNFRLVYALSHYLNKPFYFLNLAAATGSNSGLSGYGTHSYNPLETGDELSITAKIMQATKGEGAVSYYEEVKETTVKAFVSAFLGTGKKWSFRDWYATLIDYEILLELIKQTKNQQAKTYLYNLYERLNDDKKRMQAEKDISGLRNFTAKMSDYDFLNSYVSDINFEKLIFADAVVYVVLPKLLFGEVAKSLGKMIASDLQYITGYLSANMQKTKVVLSIDEFENFVFEGIQDLFNKGRSAGVRIIAAHQSLSDISHEEKETMKKIIQANTRIKIFLAQADTESAQWFSQLLGKRPIRIAFGIEDTLNVQDNYTYLVETNQLTSLQNFQAYFYVRGKAYRGHIYTVPSDFEMGKDIPYLRIKPTIKRKNGIKLWEKLLIKSSK; this is encoded by the coding sequence ATGAAAACAGATATTTTAGAAAAAGGGTACATTACCCTTGGCAGAGGGTATGAAATAAAACAGGATGGAAATTTTGGAGAAGTTGGCCTTATAAAAATCACAGATGCAGACCTGTCAACACATGTTCATGTCCTCGGTGCTACTGGTGTAGGGAAAACGCTTTTATTAAAGTTTCTGGATACACAGTTTTTGTATAACGGATATAGCTTAATAAAACTGGACATGAAATTTGATGAGGATAATTTTAGGCTTGTATATGCTTTGTCCCATTATTTAAACAAACCTTTTTACTTTCTAAATCTTGCAGCTGCAACAGGAAGTAATTCTGGTTTATCTGGATATGGAACCCATTCTTATAACCCTCTGGAAACTGGAGATGAGCTTTCTATTACAGCAAAAATTATGCAGGCTACAAAAGGAGAGGGAGCTGTTTCTTACTATGAAGAGGTTAAAGAAACAACCGTTAAAGCCTTCGTTTCTGCATTTTTAGGAACAGGCAAAAAATGGTCTTTTAGAGACTGGTATGCAACTCTTATAGATTACGAAATTCTCCTTGAGCTTATAAAACAAACTAAAAACCAGCAGGCTAAAACATATCTATACAACCTGTATGAAAGGCTTAACGATGATAAAAAAAGAATGCAAGCGGAAAAAGATATATCGGGTTTGAGGAACTTTACCGCAAAGATGTCTGACTATGATTTTTTAAACTCTTATGTATCAGATATAAATTTTGAAAAACTAATTTTTGCTGATGCTGTTGTTTATGTGGTTTTACCAAAACTTTTGTTTGGAGAAGTAGCAAAAAGTCTTGGAAAAATGATAGCCTCAGACCTGCAGTATATTACGGGTTATCTGTCAGCTAACATGCAAAAAACAAAAGTAGTATTAAGTATAGATGAGTTTGAAAACTTTGTTTTTGAAGGTATCCAGGATTTGTTTAATAAAGGTAGAAGTGCAGGAGTAAGGATTATCGCAGCTCACCAATCTCTTTCCGATATATCCCATGAGGAAAAGGAAACAATGAAAAAAATAATACAGGCTAATACCAGAATAAAAATATTTTTGGCTCAGGCAGATACCGAAAGTGCCCAGTGGTTCAGTCAACTATTAGGTAAAAGACCTATAAGAATAGCTTTTGGGATAGAGGATACATTGAATGTCCAGGATAATTACACATATCTGGTAGAAACCAACCAGCTAACATCTTTGCAAAACTTCCAGGCTTATTTTTATGTTCGCGGAAAAGCATATAGAGGACACATATATACCGTTCCGTCGGATTTTGAAATGGGAAAAGATATTCCTTATCTAAGAATAAAGCCTACTATAAAAAGAAAAAACGGCATAAAACTATGGGAAAAGCTTTTAATTAAATCAAGTAAATAA